In one window of Erythrolamprus reginae isolate rEryReg1 chromosome 1, rEryReg1.hap1, whole genome shotgun sequence DNA:
- the LOC139170046 gene encoding uncharacterized protein MCAP_0864-like, with the protein MENNLLTKLREKMKRLEREDILSPDEESSRLPLLAQRHAEPSIKLRSHQIVQTKAQRSDADLNRVKEQNYIMTMKISKLLTEKNELEIKNNELFEENKKLCKEKNEISEDFEEKLRRKITSEKEDEIQKIIKENETLSTKIKKDAMEKLELLHKINELKEELHRKTLVLENFTIEKEQMKRKIEKLKRVSAEVLRRERPEDPGKDTVLEE; encoded by the exons atggaaaacaatttgttgacaaaATTAAGAGAAAAGATGAAACGTCTCGAAAgggag gatattTTGTCTCCGGATGAAGAAAGTTCGAGACTTCCTCTTCTAgcacaaagacatgctgag cccagcataaagttgcgttcccatcag attgttcagacaaaagcgcAAAGATCTGATGCTGATTTGAACAGAGTGAAGGAGCAGAattatat catgacaatgaaaatttctaaactgctgactgaaaaaaatgaattagaaataaaaaataatgaactttttgaggaaaataagaaactttgcaaagaaaaaaatgaaatttcggaagactttgaagaaaagttgaggag gaaaattacttcggagaaagaagacgagattcaaaaaattataaaagaaaatgaaactctcagcacaaaaattaaaaaagatgccatgGAGAAATTAGAGCTCCTCCACaaaattaatgagttgaaagaagaactgcatag GAAAACGCTAGTATTGGAAAATTTtacaatagaaaaagaacaaatgaaaaggaaaatcgaGAAACTCAAGCGTGTATCTGCTGAAGTGCTaaggcgtgaaagacctgaggatcctggtaaggacacagttttggaagaatga